From Cherax quadricarinatus isolate ZL_2023a chromosome 56, ASM3850222v1, whole genome shotgun sequence, a single genomic window includes:
- the LOC128700837 gene encoding uncharacterized protein — protein sequence MELMWCFLVVTISSAGEASLSSAGQVTQIADEMVNDSLPCISYRLDDELRPSQFLPAVIELWPSYSLPWSVDLKLRTDAGYGAGCVVIEAATTATNVRVGKGSCLEAWQSEASVWPVLPPDLLSVYTLSLFVTYVQLTVTLRGTTNYYVQEKLLTEPKSVYVVGHRGNVDLSFPSWYQEGDCLILNYNCTYVAFTMRLNGSIFLRPSNDSEEPVKMFMKQSKCLDDYMFGELSVSEWVQERETLDEAFSDDYLFDDGSVSEWGRLDLVYTRDDTSHTVSVKLYNSSHSVITNTELHRGRDCTNSWFRIGVTAAAVSLDCDPGKNTATQ from the coding sequence ATGGAATTGATGTGGTGTTTCCTGGTGGTTACAATCTCCTCTGCAGGAGAGGCCTCACTCTCCTCCGCAGGACAGGTAACACAGATTGCTGATGAAATGGTGAATGACTCTTTACCGTGTATAAGCTACCGACTGGACGATGAGCTCAGACCGTCACAGTTCCTCCCTGCTGTGATTGAACTTTGGCCCTCGTACTCACTTCCCTGGAGCGTAGATCTGAAGCTGAGGACGGATGCGGGCTACGGTGCAGGTTGCGTTGTCATCGAAGCCGCTACCACAGCCACTAACGTCAGAGTGGGTAAGGGAAGCTGTTTGGAAGCCTGGCAGAGTGAAGCATCCGTGTGGCCTGTGCTCCCACCCGACCTCCTCTCTGTCTACACTCTTTCCTTATTTGTGACATATGTACAACTGACTGTTACTCTGAGAGGAACAACCAACTATTATGTTCAAGAAAAGTTGCTTACCGAACCTAAGAGTGTGTATGTTGTCGGCCATCGTGGAAATGTTGATCTGTCATTTCCGTCGTGGTATCAAGAGGGAGACTGTCTCATTCTGAACTACAACTGTACTTACGTCGCCTTCACGATGCGACTAAACGGATCGATCTTCTTGCGTCCGTCAAATGATTCTGAAGAACCAGTAAAGATGTTCATGAAACAGTCTAAATGTTTAGACGACTACATGTTTGGTGAGCTGAGTGTTAGTGAGTGGGTACAGGAGAGGGAGACGCTGGACGAGGCGTTCAGTGATGACTACTTGTTTGACGACGGAAGTGTAAGTGAGTGGGGGAGGCTGGACTTGGTgtacacgcgtgacgacaccagccacactgtcagtgtcaagctttacaacagcagccacagtgtGATCACCAACACTGAGCTACACCGAGGTAGGGACTGTACTAACTCCTGGTTCAGGATAGGAGTTACTGCCGCCGCTGTCTCTCTGGACTGTGATCCAGGAaaaaacactgcaacacaataa